The following are from one region of the Methylophilus sp. DW102 genome:
- a CDS encoding glycosyltransferase, translating to MIVSWFKKLLPSLAFAIVFSALHFGLWTLANRALPLISVKPEVNGFAYTGYRANQSPLEGQHPNTAELAQDLDLMHKHTRHIRMYSSLDLNEVIPLAAKRNMNVIAGAWIDADKQKNTREVSALLEKLENYSNIDRVIVGNESLLRNDLPVPSLIEYLDFVREHSNVPVSTAEPWHVWLKHPELVKHVDYIAVHLLPYHEGVPVEKAVQYTIERYNQLMEAYPRKKIVITEVGWPSRGPAIGASVASEVNQARFIREFLARNSIEDLDFYLMEAFDQPWKVALEGWAGAYWGMYNADRHQKYSLQDAVPPNTRWIAKATWSTVLAFIPMMFIAWRFKHWGIGGVLSMAVLFQACITTLTIAWNLPGDYYYTLRDFVVLIGLILGIALTSMVLMIYAAEFSEVMFKPYWRRFFKRAQPLPADQELFVSIHLACYNEPPEMVIATIDSLRNLNYTRYEVIVVDNNTKDEAKWKPLEAYMANMPDNFHFYHLPSWPGFKAGALNFALDKTHPNAQVVGVVDADYVVTPDWLSDLVPHFQESQVAVVQAPQAHREWENHFFHRMCNWEFEGFFRIGMHHRHERNALIQHGTMTLIRRESLQTLGGWSEWCICEDTELGLRLLERNMELRYIDETFGRGLTPANFKALKSQRNRWAFGAMQILKHHMPKLLGKSSLNFSQRYHFLTGWFGWFGEALQLIFTIGSIGWTIAMLAFPKYFSLPVVVMIVPILCFLAIKAILGPVLYRKTMHCSWMDIFGASLASLGLSHAIARGIISGLTHKAGVFVVTNKTKAKLSNWQLIAPIKEELTILISLLLSAAAMLYSRGFSNLDAQLWVSMLALQSLPYWSALACQWISERK from the coding sequence GTGATCGTTTCATGGTTTAAAAAATTGCTGCCAAGTCTGGCGTTTGCGATAGTCTTTTCAGCGTTGCATTTTGGCCTCTGGACGCTGGCCAACCGGGCGCTGCCACTGATCAGTGTCAAGCCGGAAGTCAATGGATTTGCCTACACCGGCTACCGGGCCAACCAAAGCCCGCTCGAAGGGCAGCATCCGAACACCGCCGAACTGGCGCAAGATCTCGACCTCATGCATAAACATACGCGCCACATTCGTATGTATTCATCACTGGATTTGAACGAGGTGATCCCGCTGGCCGCCAAGCGCAATATGAATGTGATTGCGGGGGCCTGGATAGATGCAGACAAGCAGAAAAATACGCGGGAAGTGTCTGCCTTGCTCGAAAAGCTGGAAAACTACAGCAATATTGACCGTGTGATTGTTGGCAACGAATCGCTGTTGCGTAACGATTTGCCGGTTCCGTCCTTGATTGAATACCTGGATTTTGTCCGCGAACATAGCAATGTGCCGGTGTCTACCGCCGAGCCTTGGCATGTCTGGCTCAAACACCCGGAGTTGGTGAAGCATGTGGATTATATTGCGGTACACCTGCTGCCTTACCATGAAGGCGTGCCGGTTGAAAAAGCCGTGCAATACACCATTGAACGCTATAACCAGCTCATGGAAGCTTATCCCCGTAAAAAAATCGTGATCACCGAGGTAGGCTGGCCCAGTCGTGGTCCAGCGATTGGTGCTTCTGTCGCCAGCGAAGTCAACCAGGCGCGTTTTATCCGCGAGTTCCTGGCCCGTAACTCCATTGAGGATCTGGATTTTTACCTGATGGAAGCGTTTGACCAGCCCTGGAAAGTTGCGCTGGAAGGCTGGGCGGGTGCCTATTGGGGCATGTATAACGCTGATCGCCACCAGAAATACTCCCTGCAAGACGCGGTGCCACCGAATACGCGCTGGATTGCCAAAGCCACTTGGTCTACGGTGTTGGCATTTATCCCGATGATGTTTATTGCCTGGCGCTTTAAACACTGGGGCATAGGGGGCGTATTGTCGATGGCGGTGTTGTTTCAGGCCTGTATCACGACCTTGACCATTGCCTGGAATCTGCCAGGTGACTACTACTACACCTTGCGCGATTTTGTGGTTCTGATCGGGCTGATATTGGGTATTGCACTGACCTCGATGGTGTTGATGATCTACGCCGCCGAGTTTAGTGAGGTCATGTTTAAACCTTACTGGCGGCGGTTCTTTAAACGCGCCCAGCCATTACCTGCCGATCAGGAGTTATTTGTCTCTATCCACCTGGCCTGTTACAATGAGCCGCCAGAAATGGTCATTGCCACGATTGATAGCCTGCGTAATCTGAACTACACGCGTTATGAAGTGATTGTGGTGGATAACAACACCAAGGATGAGGCGAAATGGAAGCCGCTTGAGGCTTATATGGCGAATATGCCAGATAACTTCCATTTTTATCACTTGCCTTCCTGGCCAGGCTTTAAAGCGGGCGCGCTGAATTTTGCACTGGATAAAACCCACCCGAATGCGCAAGTGGTGGGGGTAGTCGATGCTGACTATGTGGTGACACCAGACTGGTTATCCGACCTCGTCCCTCATTTTCAGGAATCGCAAGTGGCGGTCGTACAAGCACCACAAGCCCACCGTGAATGGGAAAATCATTTCTTCCACCGCATGTGTAACTGGGAGTTTGAAGGTTTCTTCCGCATTGGCATGCATCACCGCCATGAGCGTAATGCGCTGATCCAGCATGGCACCATGACACTGATCCGCCGTGAGTCGTTGCAAACGCTGGGCGGCTGGTCTGAGTGGTGTATTTGTGAGGATACCGAACTTGGGTTGCGATTGCTCGAGAGAAACATGGAGTTGCGTTATATTGATGAAACCTTTGGGCGTGGCTTAACACCGGCCAACTTCAAAGCCTTGAAATCACAACGTAATCGCTGGGCATTTGGGGCGATGCAAATACTTAAACATCACATGCCAAAGTTGTTGGGTAAATCATCACTCAACTTTAGTCAGCGCTACCACTTTTTGACTGGCTGGTTTGGCTGGTTTGGGGAGGCCTTGCAACTGATCTTCACCATCGGTTCTATCGGCTGGACGATTGCCATGTTGGCATTCCCTAAATACTTCAGTTTGCCAGTGGTGGTCATGATTGTTCCCATACTGTGTTTCCTGGCGATCAAGGCCATTCTGGGACCAGTCTTGTACCGCAAAACCATGCATTGCAGCTGGATGGATATCTTTGGCGCTTCACTGGCCAGCTTGGGTTTATCACATGCCATTGCTCGGGGTATCATCAGTGGCCTGACACACAAGGCAGGCGTCTTTGTCGTGACGAATAAAACCAAAGCCAAACTTAGTAATTGGCAGCTGATCGCGCCAATCAAGGAGGAGTTGACGATTCTGATCTCTCTGTTGCTCAGCGCAGCAGCCATGCTGTATTCGCGCGGTTTTAGCAACCTGGATGCGCAATTGTGGGTTTCCATGCTCGCGCTGCAATCCCTGCCGTACTGGAGTGCATTGGCATGCCAGTGGATATCGGAACGCAAGTAG
- the aceF gene encoding dihydrolipoyllysine-residue acetyltransferase — MSIKEVLVPDIGNFDSVDVIEVLVSVGDTVAKEDSLITVESDKASMDIPSSLSGVVKEIHIKVGDKTKQGALILTLDTAGEAAPAEKVAPQPTATPVVATVTVDEAKVAIPEPTRPVAEVPQVIQPQATPNPVAASTVASSGKLAHASPSVRKFARELGVSLSLVKASGPKNRILQSDVQAYVKGELSKPRSESMSTSGGLSTLPMPVIDFSQFGNIETKPLSRIKKLSGANLHRNWVTAPHVTQFDEADITDLEDFRKSMLAEAEKRGVKLTLLAFLMKAVVNALRTYPNFNASLSPEGDSLILKQYYNIGFACDTPDGLVVPVVRDVNQKDVMDIARDLADLSAKARERKLKVEEMQGGCFTISSLGGIGGTMFTPIINCPEVAILGVSRAAMQPVYNKDTGGFDPRLIMPLSLSYDHRVIDGADGARFTSHLRVMLSDVRRLLL; from the coding sequence ATGTCTATCAAAGAAGTACTGGTGCCGGATATCGGCAACTTTGACAGCGTCGACGTCATTGAAGTCCTGGTCAGCGTCGGTGACACCGTCGCCAAGGAAGATTCATTAATCACCGTAGAGTCTGACAAAGCCTCTATGGATATCCCCTCTTCGCTGTCTGGCGTGGTCAAGGAAATTCACATCAAAGTGGGCGACAAAACCAAGCAAGGCGCCCTGATTCTGACCCTGGATACCGCTGGCGAAGCGGCACCGGCAGAAAAAGTGGCCCCGCAGCCGACCGCCACACCTGTGGTGGCTACTGTAACGGTGGATGAAGCCAAGGTTGCAATTCCTGAGCCTACCCGCCCGGTGGCTGAAGTTCCCCAAGTCATCCAGCCGCAAGCCACGCCTAACCCGGTGGCTGCCAGCACCGTAGCCAGCAGCGGCAAACTGGCACATGCCAGCCCGTCCGTCCGCAAGTTTGCGCGTGAACTGGGGGTGAGCCTGTCACTGGTGAAAGCCAGCGGCCCTAAAAACCGTATTTTGCAAAGTGATGTACAAGCCTACGTCAAAGGCGAACTGTCTAAACCACGCTCTGAAAGCATGAGTACTAGCGGTGGTTTAAGCACCTTGCCCATGCCGGTCATTGATTTCAGCCAGTTCGGCAATATCGAGACCAAACCACTTTCCCGCATCAAGAAACTGTCTGGTGCCAACTTGCACCGCAACTGGGTCACCGCGCCGCATGTAACACAGTTTGATGAAGCTGACATTACCGACCTCGAAGACTTCCGTAAGTCCATGCTGGCCGAAGCCGAGAAGCGTGGCGTGAAATTGACTTTGCTGGCTTTTCTGATGAAAGCAGTGGTCAACGCCCTGCGTACTTACCCTAACTTTAACGCCTCCTTGTCCCCTGAAGGCGATAGCCTGATCCTCAAGCAGTATTACAACATTGGCTTCGCCTGCGATACACCGGACGGCCTGGTCGTGCCTGTGGTACGTGACGTGAACCAGAAAGACGTGATGGACATTGCACGTGACCTGGCGGACCTGTCTGCCAAGGCCCGTGAGCGCAAGCTGAAAGTTGAGGAAATGCAGGGTGGCTGCTTTACCATCTCTAGCCTCGGTGGCATTGGCGGCACCATGTTTACGCCGATTATCAACTGCCCTGAAGTCGCAATTCTGGGAGTTTCCCGTGCGGCCATGCAGCCGGTGTACAACAAAGACACGGGCGGTTTTGACCCACGCCTGATCATGCCGTTGTCATTGTCATACGATCACCGCGTCATCGACGGCGCGGACGGCGCACGTTTCACCAGCCATCTGCGTGTGATGCTGAGTGATGTAAGACGCTTGTTACTCTGA
- a CDS encoding PepSY-associated TM helix domain-containing protein translates to MQHPRQLSANVRRAKTIRWLRQVHGWLGLWGALLGLLFGVTGILLDHRNTLKIPAVQIEQKEIQLTVPAAYTATKQDFVRYLQQTFEIDHAPFQKKAKPAFKNKSSARFMGKTLAQPEKWEVEFRMPQLKLTAEYVVGNEYALVRKEEVNAWGFLTNLHKGTGASVGWVLMADTLAGGLIVLSITGVLLWTKMRQSRLILAGLMGSSLIMGVWLTLAML, encoded by the coding sequence GTGCAACATCCACGCCAACTCTCAGCCAATGTCCGACGTGCAAAAACCATTCGCTGGTTACGACAGGTGCATGGATGGTTAGGTTTATGGGGAGCATTACTGGGGTTGCTGTTTGGCGTCACCGGTATTCTGCTGGATCACCGCAATACCCTTAAAATCCCTGCAGTTCAAATCGAGCAAAAAGAAATTCAGCTGACAGTCCCCGCTGCTTATACCGCGACAAAGCAGGACTTTGTTCGATACCTGCAACAGACATTTGAGATTGACCATGCGCCTTTTCAAAAGAAGGCCAAGCCTGCATTCAAGAACAAATCTTCCGCACGGTTTATGGGTAAAACCTTAGCGCAGCCAGAAAAATGGGAAGTCGAATTCCGTATGCCGCAACTAAAACTTACCGCAGAGTACGTGGTGGGTAATGAATATGCGCTGGTACGCAAGGAAGAGGTAAATGCCTGGGGATTTTTGACCAACCTGCACAAAGGGACGGGCGCAAGTGTGGGTTGGGTACTTATGGCTGATACGTTGGCGGGTGGGCTGATTGTGTTGTCTATCACGGGTGTATTGCTCTGGACCAAAATGCGTCAGTCAAGATTGATATTGGCGGGATTGATGGGGAGCTCTTTGATAATGGGCGTGTGGTTGACACTGGCGATGTTGTAA
- a CDS encoding gamma-glutamylcyclotransferase family protein, with the protein MNDLLFVYGTLRQGNTNAMALYLAQQADFVAYGWFQGLMYQISFYPGVVASNDHCHRVYGEVYRLRDTQSVLTMLDEYEECSARHPQPAEYQRVQTQIITIDDQLLEPVWIYLYQWPVADKARIVTGDFMHPIQMA; encoded by the coding sequence ATGAATGATTTATTGTTTGTCTATGGCACCCTGCGTCAGGGCAATACTAATGCGATGGCGCTGTATCTGGCTCAGCAGGCTGATTTTGTCGCCTATGGCTGGTTTCAGGGGCTGATGTATCAGATCAGCTTCTATCCTGGCGTTGTGGCTTCTAACGACCACTGTCATCGTGTATATGGAGAGGTATATCGCCTCCGAGATACGCAAAGTGTGTTGACCATGCTGGATGAGTATGAAGAATGCAGTGCCCGGCATCCACAACCCGCGGAATATCAACGGGTTCAAACACAGATTATCACGATAGATGATCAGCTGCTTGAGCCAGTATGGATTTATCTCTACCAATGGCCTGTAGCAGATAAGGCGAGGATAGTGACCGGGGACTTTATGCACCCGATACAGATGGCTTAA
- a CDS encoding SPOR domain-containing protein: protein MKKIFWILVLLNVVVFAYFERDALSPAVSSLKPELQPQQIKILTEQSLLSYPTRHPEAAVNEPSDSVVQPADNHGPASEPVSKPDVQGAETKWPETKPSEQKSPEPNKPVSSKVVEAKPAEAKQAEKAPSAKPAEQHTATAGACYEWSSFNTARLNEALSLAQQLNIKTHTNLIGSPQDNVRYWIYKPPLPSAEAAQIKADELRKLGVEDFFVVQDDPKWRNAISFGVFRDEKLADKLMLDLKNKGVKLLIKATRNGGQAVIKLQQVSPQQLAGLQKARSQFPDAVLKEIPCN, encoded by the coding sequence TGTCACCTGCCGTCAGTAGCCTTAAACCAGAGCTCCAGCCACAGCAAATTAAAATCCTCACCGAGCAGTCATTGCTGTCTTACCCCACACGCCATCCAGAGGCAGCGGTAAACGAGCCTTCCGATTCGGTAGTGCAGCCTGCTGATAACCATGGGCCTGCCAGTGAGCCAGTGTCAAAACCAGATGTCCAGGGTGCTGAAACTAAATGGCCTGAAACCAAGCCATCTGAGCAAAAATCTCCTGAGCCTAACAAGCCCGTGAGCTCCAAAGTGGTAGAAGCGAAACCCGCTGAAGCAAAGCAGGCAGAAAAAGCCCCGTCGGCTAAGCCCGCAGAACAACATACCGCGACGGCTGGCGCATGCTATGAGTGGAGCAGCTTCAACACCGCGCGCTTGAATGAAGCCTTGAGCCTGGCACAGCAACTCAATATCAAGACTCATACCAATCTGATCGGCAGTCCGCAGGATAATGTGCGTTACTGGATTTATAAACCGCCGCTACCTTCTGCCGAGGCTGCGCAAATCAAAGCCGATGAATTACGTAAACTCGGTGTGGAGGATTTCTTTGTTGTGCAAGACGACCCCAAATGGCGGAACGCGATCTCGTTCGGAGTTTTTCGTGATGAAAAGCTGGCCGATAAGCTTATGCTAGACCTCAAAAACAAGGGGGTAAAATTGTTGATTAAAGCGACCCGCAATGGCGGCCAGGCGGTCATCAAATTGCAACAGGTCTCGCCACAACAACTTGCCGGTTTACAAAAAGCGCGTTCGCAGTTTCCAGATGCCGTGCTTAAAGAAATACCTTGTAATTAA
- the lpdA gene encoding dihydrolipoyl dehydrogenase has protein sequence MSQMVEIVVPDIGNFDSVDVIEVLVAVGDTVAKEDSLITVESDKASMDIPSSHAGVVKELKIKVGDKVAKGSLILLLESAESTTTAAQPAAAPDTQTTAAAAPAANVTAAPAPAVPTGNHDVTCQVMVLGSGPGGYTAAFRAADLGLKVVLVERYPTLGGVCLNVGCIPSKALLHTAKVITEAQETEHHGLRFGKPDIDLDKLRNWKANDVVGKLTGGLAQMAKARGVTVVNGVGKFTSPNQIAVTGADGKVTLVGFENAIIAAGSQATKFPGAPEDERIMDSTGALALADIPGRMLVIGGGIIGLEMGTVYDALGSKVSVVEFMDGLITGCDRDLVRPLQKRMEKRFESIMLSTKVTKIEAKADGIYVDFEGANAPQETQKYDRVLVSIGRRPNGKNIGAENAGVVVDDRGFISVDKQMRTNVPHIFAIGDIVGQPMLAHKATHEAKVAAEVIAGHKVEFVASVIPSVAYTDPEVAWVGLTETEAKAKGIEIEKASFPWAASGRALSIARTEGATKLIFDKDTHRVIGAGIVGVNAGELLAEAVLAIEMGADAHDLGLTIHAHPTLSETVCFAAELKEGTITDMLPPKKR, from the coding sequence ATGAGTCAAATGGTTGAAATAGTGGTGCCGGATATCGGCAATTTTGACAGTGTCGATGTGATTGAAGTGCTGGTCGCCGTCGGCGATACCGTGGCCAAAGAAGATTCCCTCATTACCGTGGAGTCTGACAAAGCTTCCATGGACATTCCTTCCTCACATGCAGGCGTGGTCAAGGAGTTAAAAATCAAGGTGGGTGACAAAGTCGCCAAAGGCAGCCTGATCTTGCTGCTGGAAAGTGCTGAATCAACCACGACAGCCGCACAACCTGCTGCTGCACCAGATACACAAACCACCGCTGCAGCGGCGCCCGCTGCCAACGTCACGGCAGCCCCTGCCCCAGCGGTACCGACAGGTAATCATGATGTCACCTGCCAGGTCATGGTATTGGGCTCCGGGCCTGGCGGCTACACTGCCGCCTTCCGTGCAGCCGACCTTGGCCTGAAAGTGGTTCTGGTAGAACGCTATCCAACACTTGGTGGCGTCTGTCTCAATGTAGGCTGTATCCCTTCCAAAGCCTTGTTACACACGGCTAAAGTCATTACTGAAGCGCAAGAAACCGAACACCATGGCTTGCGCTTTGGCAAACCGGATATTGATCTCGACAAACTGCGCAACTGGAAAGCTAACGATGTCGTCGGCAAGCTGACTGGTGGCTTGGCCCAGATGGCTAAGGCGCGCGGTGTCACTGTGGTCAATGGCGTCGGTAAATTCACCAGCCCAAACCAGATTGCCGTCACCGGCGCCGATGGCAAAGTCACCCTGGTCGGTTTTGAGAATGCGATTATTGCCGCAGGTTCACAAGCCACCAAATTTCCGGGGGCGCCTGAAGATGAACGCATCATGGACTCCACTGGCGCACTCGCTCTTGCCGATATCCCAGGCCGTATGCTGGTGATTGGCGGCGGCATTATCGGCCTCGAAATGGGGACGGTCTACGACGCGCTGGGCTCTAAAGTGAGCGTGGTGGAATTTATGGACGGCCTGATTACCGGTTGTGACCGCGACCTGGTGCGTCCGCTGCAAAAACGCATGGAAAAACGTTTTGAAAGCATTATGTTGTCGACCAAAGTCACCAAGATCGAAGCCAAGGCGGATGGGATTTATGTAGACTTTGAAGGTGCAAATGCGCCGCAAGAGACGCAAAAATATGACCGCGTGCTCGTTTCTATTGGTCGCCGCCCGAATGGTAAAAATATTGGTGCCGAAAACGCTGGCGTGGTCGTCGATGACCGTGGCTTCATTAGCGTCGACAAACAAATGCGTACCAATGTCCCACACATTTTTGCGATTGGTGATATCGTTGGCCAACCCATGCTGGCCCATAAAGCCACGCATGAAGCGAAAGTAGCCGCAGAAGTGATTGCCGGTCACAAGGTCGAATTTGTCGCCAGTGTTATCCCTTCCGTCGCCTATACGGACCCAGAAGTGGCCTGGGTGGGCCTCACCGAAACCGAAGCCAAAGCCAAAGGCATTGAGATCGAAAAAGCCAGCTTCCCGTGGGCTGCCAGTGGCCGCGCCTTGTCTATCGCGCGTACCGAAGGCGCAACCAAACTGATTTTCGACAAAGACACTCACCGTGTGATTGGTGCCGGAATCGTTGGCGTCAATGCTGGCGAGTTGCTGGCTGAAGCTGTGCTGGCGATTGAAATGGGCGCCGATGCGCATGACCTGGGTCTGACCATTCATGCTCACCCCACCTTGTCTGAAACAGTATGCTTTGCCGCTGAACTCAAGGAAGGCACCATCACCGATATGCTGCCACCGAAAAAGCGGTAA
- a CDS encoding PA0069 family radical SAM protein: MPVDIGTQVDQLAQDHLDAFPPERVEKPLIYKGRAASSNQVSRFDPHRREIIDDGWGSLDEEAPALRTEVMLDAAKSVINYIQSPDLPFDRTLNHYRGCEHGCIYCYARPTHAYLGLSPGLDFESRLLMKAEAAELLKKELAHPKYRCAPIAIGMNTDSYQPIEREYQLTRQVIQVLSDANHPFSLVTKSSLVERDIDLIAPMAAKGLASIYLSITTLDRQIARRLEPRAAAPERRFETLRKLSAAGIPTGVMVAPVIPALTDCDMEKILEQAYQAGARKAGYVFLRLPHELSDLFQAWLQQYFPLKADHVMSLIKQSRGGKAYQSGFGQRMRGEGIFADLLAHRFKLSCQKLGMSGERLDLRTDLFSADPSWGRATKLQQQFSLF; the protein is encoded by the coding sequence ATGCCAGTGGATATCGGAACGCAAGTAGACCAATTAGCGCAAGATCATCTTGATGCTTTTCCACCCGAGCGGGTGGAAAAGCCACTTATATACAAAGGACGTGCGGCCAGCAGCAATCAGGTCAGCCGCTTTGATCCACATCGCCGCGAAATCATTGATGACGGCTGGGGCAGTCTGGATGAAGAGGCGCCGGCCCTACGCACAGAAGTCATGCTGGATGCGGCTAAAAGCGTCATCAATTACATTCAATCTCCAGACCTGCCGTTTGATCGTACCCTGAATCATTACCGTGGCTGTGAGCATGGCTGTATTTATTGCTATGCCAGACCCACGCATGCCTATCTGGGGCTTTCTCCCGGCCTCGATTTTGAGTCACGCTTGCTCATGAAGGCGGAGGCTGCCGAGCTCCTGAAAAAGGAATTGGCACACCCCAAATACCGCTGTGCGCCGATTGCCATCGGTATGAATACGGACAGCTACCAACCCATAGAGCGTGAATATCAACTGACGCGCCAGGTGATTCAGGTGCTGAGCGACGCCAATCATCCCTTTAGCCTGGTCACCAAGTCCTCACTGGTTGAGCGTGATATTGACCTGATTGCGCCTATGGCGGCCAAGGGGTTGGCCAGTATTTATCTGAGTATTACCACGTTAGATCGTCAGATTGCCAGACGGCTTGAACCGCGGGCAGCCGCGCCTGAGCGTCGTTTTGAAACACTGCGTAAACTGAGTGCGGCGGGCATTCCAACCGGCGTGATGGTGGCGCCGGTGATTCCGGCCTTAACAGACTGTGATATGGAAAAGATTCTTGAACAGGCGTATCAGGCAGGCGCGCGCAAGGCGGGCTATGTGTTTTTGCGCTTGCCGCATGAATTAAGTGATTTATTCCAGGCGTGGTTGCAACAGTATTTTCCACTCAAGGCCGACCATGTCATGAGCTTAATCAAGCAAAGCCGCGGCGGTAAAGCCTATCAAAGTGGTTTTGGTCAGCGCATGCGTGGTGAGGGCATATTTGCCGACCTGCTGGCGCATCGTTTTAAACTCAGTTGCCAGAAATTGGGCATGTCAGGTGAACGGCTTGATTTGCGCACGGATTTGTTCTCTGCAGATCCTAGCTGGGGGCGTGCTACTAAGCTTCAACAGCAATTCTCATTGTTCTAA
- a CDS encoding TonB-dependent siderophore receptor, giving the protein MKFQTAALVAATLSTSMASAEALQPDHQTLPEVAVKTNKIAESTTAPIKKYRASQARTATKTDLPINETSQSISVVSSEQMRDQAVQTLAESLRFVAGVDAGQRGRRGLDDFSIRGFVQSDYVLRDGMRMAYDLSWIQAEPFGLERVEVLKGPSSVLYGQTGPGGFVNLVSKRPTDTPMARFGMAFGNYQQQQYTADISDALNQDKTLRYRLVALTASSDDQVDFVDRKRQYVAPSLTWDISDNTSLTVLTSYQKSSYVPIRGLPADGTILPNINGDISFKRFVGVPGLDHYDTEQTLLGYEFSHAFNAHLSFRQNVRYNTLNLNGTFTEPRTLSANQLNYNRSASIRDLSAQMWTLDHQLSANFTTAAFSHQMLFGLDHIRYYLNRFYATRSVSALNLFNPNYSNVSLGNVTVTGNSTGSDELLQQGVYWQDLVKFGEGWNLQLGLRHDRSEINQNRITGNNSQSNAHKTTGKLGLLYAFENGWSPYVSYSESFVPLVGSTFAGTPFVPETGQQKEAGLKYASPDQRFSTTFSVYELKRQNVTTNDPVNGASFSVQTGEQRHRGFEWEATGQVTDDLNLVASYTYIDAEVTKSNSTNLGKRPILVANHMANAWLNYNLSAILPGLSVGAGVRHIGKQAGNETNTFDVPDYTLFDAGIYYTRDAWRFALNGKNLANKRYIAGCSSQSVCFTGDPQMLLLTANYAFK; this is encoded by the coding sequence ATGAAGTTCCAGACCGCGGCCCTGGTCGCAGCCACCTTGTCTACATCCATGGCAAGTGCAGAAGCGTTGCAGCCCGACCATCAAACCTTGCCAGAAGTGGCCGTCAAAACAAACAAAATCGCAGAGTCAACCACTGCCCCGATTAAAAAATATCGGGCCAGTCAGGCACGTACCGCAACAAAAACTGATCTGCCAATTAACGAAACCAGCCAATCCATCTCGGTGGTCAGCAGTGAGCAAATGCGCGATCAAGCGGTGCAAACGCTGGCGGAATCGCTACGTTTTGTGGCTGGGGTGGATGCCGGGCAACGAGGCCGGCGCGGGCTGGATGACTTTTCGATTCGTGGCTTTGTGCAAAGTGATTATGTGCTCAGAGATGGGATGCGGATGGCGTATGACCTCTCCTGGATACAAGCTGAGCCTTTCGGTCTGGAGCGGGTAGAAGTGCTTAAAGGGCCTTCTTCTGTGCTTTATGGCCAGACCGGTCCGGGCGGCTTTGTCAATTTAGTCAGCAAGCGTCCAACCGACACCCCTATGGCCCGTTTTGGCATGGCTTTTGGCAATTATCAGCAACAGCAATACACGGCAGACATTTCTGATGCGCTGAATCAGGATAAAACCCTGCGTTACCGCTTGGTGGCCTTGACTGCCAGCAGTGATGACCAGGTCGATTTTGTCGATAGAAAGCGCCAGTATGTGGCCCCTTCACTGACTTGGGATATCAGTGACAATACCAGTTTGACGGTATTGACCAGCTATCAAAAGAGCAGTTATGTGCCGATACGCGGATTACCTGCCGATGGCACCATCTTGCCTAACATAAATGGCGATATTTCCTTCAAACGTTTTGTCGGTGTGCCCGGCCTGGACCATTACGATACAGAACAAACTTTGCTCGGTTATGAGTTCTCGCATGCTTTTAATGCGCATTTGAGTTTTAGGCAAAACGTACGCTATAACACCCTCAATTTGAACGGCACCTTTACCGAACCACGGACGCTTTCAGCCAATCAGCTCAACTATAATCGTAGTGCGTCTATTCGTGATTTGTCTGCCCAAATGTGGACCTTGGATCATCAATTGTCTGCCAACTTCACGACTGCAGCTTTTAGTCATCAAATGCTTTTTGGGTTAGACCACATCCGTTATTATTTAAACCGCTTTTATGCGACTCGAAGCGTCTCGGCTTTAAATCTGTTCAATCCCAATTACAGTAATGTCAGTTTGGGCAATGTGACTGTGACCGGGAATAGCACAGGTAGTGACGAGTTATTGCAACAAGGAGTTTATTGGCAAGATCTGGTTAAATTTGGAGAGGGCTGGAATCTGCAACTGGGCTTGCGTCATGACCGCTCTGAAATTAATCAGAACCGGATTACAGGCAACAATAGCCAAAGCAATGCACACAAAACCACTGGCAAGCTGGGCCTGCTATATGCGTTTGAAAATGGCTGGTCGCCTTATGTCAGTTACAGTGAATCGTTTGTGCCTTTGGTTGGGAGTACCTTTGCGGGAACACCTTTTGTGCCAGAAACCGGACAGCAAAAAGAAGCCGGTCTTAAGTACGCCTCTCCTGATCAGCGCTTTTCCACAACCTTCTCTGTGTATGAGTTAAAGCGGCAGAATGTGACCACCAATGATCCGGTTAATGGCGCCAGCTTTAGTGTGCAAACAGGCGAACAGCGCCACCGCGGTTTTGAGTGGGAGGCGACGGGACAAGTGACTGATGATCTCAACCTGGTCGCCAGCTATACCTACATTGATGCGGAAGTGACCAAAAGCAACTCGACCAATCTGGGCAAGCGGCCCATTCTGGTCGCAAATCATATGGCGAATGCCTGGCTTAATTACAATCTGAGTGCAATTCTGCCTGGCTTAAGCGTCGGAGCAGGGGTGCGTCATATCGGTAAACAAGCGGGCAATGAGACCAACACATTTGATGTTCCCGACTACACCTTGTTTGATGCGGGCATTTATTACACACGAGACGCATGGCGTTTTGCACTCAACGGCAAAAATCTGGCCAATAAACGCTACATTGCTGGCTGCTCCAGCCAATCCGTTTGTTTTACCGGTGACCCGCAAATGTTGTTACTGACTGCAAATTACGCATTTAAATAA